One genomic window of Caballeronia sp. SBC1 includes the following:
- a CDS encoding MarR family winged helix-turn-helix transcriptional regulator, whose amino-acid sequence MDHYFDDFFWPGQSILFALSKARHLLTAEMDVALSGTGVTSSQVGVLLLLSRDRAHTSVGLSRLLGIDSGFVTRMLDRLERRGLVRRSRDSVDRRVVSLTLTEAGRDVATRIAEIAPAMLNRRLSGFTALEFATLCRLLNKLLEE is encoded by the coding sequence ATGGACCACTACTTCGACGATTTTTTTTGGCCCGGTCAGAGCATCCTCTTTGCGTTGAGCAAAGCACGCCACCTGCTCACGGCGGAAATGGATGTAGCGCTTTCGGGCACCGGCGTCACCAGTTCGCAGGTCGGCGTGCTGCTGCTCCTGTCGCGGGACAGGGCGCACACCTCGGTGGGATTGTCCAGGCTGCTTGGCATCGATTCAGGATTCGTCACACGGATGCTCGACCGGCTGGAAAGGCGGGGTCTAGTGCGCCGGTCTCGCGACAGCGTGGACCGGCGGGTGGTGAGCCTGACGCTGACCGAAGCAGGGCGCGATGTCGCTACGCGGATCGCGGAGATTGCGCCAGCGATGTTGAACCGGCGCCTATCGGGCTTTACCGCACTGGAATTTGCAACCTTGTGCAGGCTCCTCAACAAGTTGCTGGAAGAGTAG
- a CDS encoding DHA2 family efflux MFS transporter permease subunit, which translates to MNPPKHASAPAPLVGWQFALGTFAVALATFMNVLDSSIANVAIPTLSGDLGVSVDEGTWVITMFSAANAVSIPLTGWLTQRVGQVKLFVAAILLFVVSSAACGLAPNLPVLLVARIVQGAVAGPLVPLSQSLLLASFPREKSSSALSLWAMTATVGPIAGPALGGWITDNYNWSWIFYINVPVGLFAAAVIWVLYRKSETPSRKLPVDKMGLISLIVWVGALQVMLDKGKDLDWFNSPVIWALTIVALVGFVFFLIWELTEAKPIIDLRLFKGRNFLGGTIAISVAYAVFFANLVILPTWIQEYLGYRAVDAGMVTAPLGIFAVLLAPVMGKVMPKSDVRVLATLAFLGFAGVFFMRSLYTTDVDPYTLVLPTLLQGIPMALFFTPLTAIILSGLPQEKIPAAAGLSNFARIFAGAAGTSLMSTIWNDRTILHHSQLAEQTSVNNPNYVHALAGIQTTLHASLFKAQAFFETQLSAQASMLGLNDVFWLSAVIFVVIIPLIWITKPSRDGAKNAAGAGGH; encoded by the coding sequence ATGAATCCGCCGAAACACGCGAGCGCTCCGGCGCCATTGGTTGGCTGGCAGTTCGCACTGGGCACATTCGCCGTGGCGCTCGCCACCTTCATGAATGTGCTGGACTCGTCGATCGCCAACGTCGCGATCCCGACGCTCTCCGGCGACCTCGGCGTGTCGGTCGACGAAGGCACGTGGGTCATCACGATGTTCTCCGCGGCCAACGCGGTGTCGATTCCGCTGACCGGCTGGCTCACGCAGCGAGTTGGGCAGGTGAAGCTCTTCGTGGCCGCGATCCTGCTGTTCGTGGTGTCGTCCGCGGCGTGCGGCCTCGCGCCGAACCTGCCCGTGCTGCTCGTGGCGCGCATCGTGCAAGGCGCGGTGGCGGGGCCGCTGGTGCCGCTGTCGCAATCGCTCCTGCTCGCTTCGTTTCCGCGGGAAAAAAGCTCGAGCGCGCTGTCGCTGTGGGCGATGACCGCAACGGTCGGGCCGATCGCCGGGCCGGCTCTTGGCGGCTGGATCACCGACAACTACAACTGGTCGTGGATCTTCTACATCAACGTGCCCGTCGGCCTCTTCGCCGCCGCGGTGATCTGGGTGCTCTACCGCAAGAGCGAAACGCCGTCGCGCAAGCTGCCGGTCGACAAGATGGGGCTCATCTCGCTGATCGTCTGGGTGGGTGCGCTGCAGGTCATGCTCGACAAGGGCAAGGATCTCGACTGGTTCAATTCACCAGTGATCTGGGCGCTCACGATTGTCGCGCTGGTCGGGTTCGTGTTCTTCCTGATCTGGGAGCTGACCGAGGCGAAGCCGATCATCGACCTGCGCCTGTTTAAAGGACGCAACTTCCTGGGCGGCACCATCGCGATATCGGTCGCGTACGCAGTCTTCTTCGCCAACCTTGTGATCTTGCCGACGTGGATTCAGGAGTACCTGGGCTACCGGGCTGTCGACGCCGGCATGGTGACTGCGCCGCTCGGCATCTTCGCCGTGCTCCTTGCGCCGGTGATGGGCAAGGTCATGCCGAAATCGGACGTGCGGGTGCTGGCGACGCTCGCGTTCCTGGGTTTCGCCGGTGTGTTCTTCATGCGCTCGCTCTACACCACGGACGTTGACCCCTACACGCTCGTGTTGCCCACGCTGCTGCAAGGCATCCCGATGGCGCTGTTCTTCACGCCGCTCACGGCGATCATCCTCTCGGGTCTGCCGCAGGAGAAGATCCCGGCGGCCGCGGGCCTGTCGAACTTCGCGCGGATCTTCGCCGGCGCGGCGGGCACGTCGCTCATGAGCACCATCTGGAACGACCGGACGATCCTGCACCATTCGCAGCTTGCCGAGCAGACTAGCGTGAACAACCCGAACTACGTGCACGCGCTTGCCGGTATTCAGACGACGCTGCATGCGAGTCTCTTCAAAGCCCAGGCCTTTTTCGAAACGCAATTGAGCGCGCAGGCGTCGATGCTCGGCCTGAATGATGTGTTCTGGCTGTCGGCGGTGATCTTTGTCGTGATCATTCCGCTCATCTGGATCACCAAGCCCAGCAGGGACGGTGCGAAGAACGCAGCGGGCGCGGGCGGTCACTGA
- a CDS encoding MarR family winged helix-turn-helix transcriptional regulator — protein sequence MKHYTSENFSLTQSVGFLLTKARNLITTEMDTALKDLDITGPQMGILLAMQRGLASTPFELSKILSVDTGLMTRMLDKLETKGLLERSRSVDDRRVVNLVLTKKGKEIAAEIPTIAPDVLNMRLKKFTKAEFEELCRLLNKFIGE from the coding sequence ATGAAGCACTATACGTCTGAAAATTTCTCCCTGACGCAAAGCGTCGGGTTCCTGCTGACCAAGGCTCGCAACCTGATCACGACGGAAATGGACACGGCCCTCAAGGATCTCGACATCACCGGCCCGCAGATGGGCATTCTGCTTGCGATGCAACGCGGCCTGGCCTCCACGCCGTTCGAGCTCTCGAAGATCTTGTCCGTCGACACCGGGCTGATGACGCGGATGTTGGACAAGCTGGAAACGAAGGGGTTGCTGGAACGCTCGCGCAGCGTGGATGATCGCCGGGTGGTTAACCTGGTGCTGACAAAGAAGGGCAAAGAAATAGCGGCCGAGATTCCGACTATCGCACCGGACGTGCTGAACATGCGGTTGAAGAAGTTCACGAAGGCGGAGTTCGAAGAACTGTGCCGTCTGCTGAATAAGTTCATCGGAGAGTGA
- a CDS encoding efflux transporter outer membrane subunit, with product MKAQINHSGRGVRAVRAGLSAILVAMLSACANYAGIHSDKQMAQPQQFETTQSLPAESGHWPAADWADQFGDAQLKGLLEEALKGSPTIAQARARLAGAQAYADTAKASTMPRVDAEYSLTRQQFSGTAEVPPPYAGSWQTQNSGLLSASYDLDLWGKNRESMKAAISQVQASEADAEVVKLTLTTAVARTYNEFARLYVLRDIAQQEVERREQIDRITAGRIATGLDTEVERKTAQANLATARSARAALDGSILTTRYQLAALMGEGPDRGLSIARPALGVGDEVRLPNNLPADLVSRRPDIVAARWRVDAITHEVKEAKAEFYPDINLSAAIGLDAFGFGRFLTAASRTANVGPAINLPIFDAGALRAQLKGRYADFDDAVATYNQTLVTALSNVATQLAQIRSSDVQLGDAQVAQQAAREADELAITQYKGGLTNQLTVLNADMNALQADQAVANLLMNRRDQQIALASALGGGYVDTSSESIRSADSAAPSHAVVAAR from the coding sequence ATGAAAGCGCAGATTAATCATTCCGGTCGCGGTGTCCGTGCAGTGAGGGCGGGGCTGTCGGCGATCCTGGTGGCGATGCTCTCGGCATGTGCCAACTATGCGGGCATTCACAGCGACAAGCAGATGGCCCAGCCGCAACAGTTCGAGACGACGCAAAGCCTGCCGGCCGAAAGCGGTCACTGGCCGGCGGCCGACTGGGCCGACCAGTTCGGCGACGCACAACTGAAAGGCTTGCTTGAGGAAGCGCTCAAGGGCAGCCCGACGATTGCGCAGGCGCGTGCCCGCCTTGCCGGGGCGCAAGCCTATGCGGACACCGCGAAGGCCAGCACCATGCCGCGGGTCGACGCTGAGTACTCGCTGACGCGCCAGCAGTTCAGCGGCACGGCGGAAGTGCCGCCGCCCTACGCGGGCAGCTGGCAAACCCAGAACAGCGGACTGCTGAGTGCTTCATACGATCTGGATCTGTGGGGCAAGAATCGCGAATCGATGAAGGCGGCGATCTCCCAGGTGCAGGCGAGCGAGGCCGACGCGGAAGTCGTCAAGCTCACGCTCACGACCGCGGTCGCCCGCACCTATAACGAGTTTGCGCGGCTTTATGTGCTGCGCGATATCGCCCAGCAGGAAGTCGAGCGCCGCGAACAGATCGATCGCATCACGGCAGGCCGCATCGCAACCGGGCTCGATACCGAAGTCGAACGCAAGACGGCGCAGGCTAACCTCGCGACCGCCCGCTCGGCGCGCGCCGCACTCGACGGCAGCATCCTCACGACCCGCTACCAGTTGGCCGCGCTCATGGGCGAAGGTCCGGACCGCGGACTCTCGATCGCGCGGCCTGCGCTTGGCGTGGGCGACGAGGTGCGCTTGCCTAACAACCTGCCCGCCGACCTCGTGAGCCGCCGCCCGGACATCGTCGCGGCCCGCTGGCGCGTCGATGCGATCACGCACGAAGTGAAGGAAGCGAAGGCCGAGTTCTACCCAGACATCAATCTGAGCGCTGCGATCGGCCTGGACGCGTTCGGCTTCGGCCGCTTCCTGACGGCGGCGAGCCGCACGGCCAACGTGGGTCCGGCGATCAATCTGCCGATCTTCGACGCGGGTGCGCTGCGTGCGCAATTGAAGGGCCGTTACGCCGATTTCGACGACGCCGTCGCGACCTACAACCAGACCCTGGTCACCGCTTTGAGCAACGTGGCGACGCAACTCGCGCAGATCCGTTCGAGCGACGTGCAGCTTGGCGACGCGCAAGTGGCGCAACAAGCCGCACGCGAGGCCGACGAGCTGGCGATCACGCAGTACAAGGGCGGCCTGACGAATCAGCTGACCGTGCTCAACGCCGACATGAACGCTCTGCAGGCCGATCAGGCCGTCGCTAACCTGCTGATGAACCGGCGCGACCAGCAGATCGCGCTCGCATCGGCGCTGGGCGGCGGCTATGTTGATACGTCATCCGAATCAATACGCAGTGCGGATTCAGCCGCACCTTCCCACGCCGTCGTCGCCGCGCGTTGA
- a CDS encoding HlyD family efflux transporter periplasmic adaptor subunit encodes MSDSITADRTSADPAQSNSSGAHGAPAGTSPNAPSPGASSKRKLWLALLGIGVVVAGAAYGAYYFTYGQYHQSTDDAYVNGNLVQLTPQVTGTVNAVDTDDTQIVKAGDPVVTLDPADSKIALLNAEAALGQAVRQVSTLYVNNDYYAANVAQRESDLARAQDDLKRRVAVASTGAVSAEDVAHAHDAVTAAQAALDAARQQAQSNRALTDRTSIEQHPDVRAAAAKLRDAYLEYARNTLPAPVTGYVAQRSVQVGQRVAPGTPLMSIVPLDGVWVDANFKEVQLRRMRIGQPVTMTADVYGSSVKYHGRVIGFSAGTGSAFATLPAQNATGNWIKIVQRLPVRIALDPKELAAHPLRIGLSMVVDADTRDNSGTQLGAAVNTTYHTDVFAQYGEQADAEIAKIIEQNEVTVPEKVTTSVARKMAMRDQARG; translated from the coding sequence ATGAGCGATAGCATTACGGCCGACCGCACGAGCGCGGACCCGGCACAATCGAATAGCAGCGGTGCGCACGGTGCCCCCGCCGGAACCTCGCCGAACGCGCCGTCGCCCGGCGCATCGTCAAAGCGCAAGCTGTGGCTCGCGCTGCTGGGCATCGGGGTCGTGGTCGCGGGTGCTGCGTATGGCGCGTACTACTTCACGTATGGGCAATATCACCAGTCGACTGACGACGCGTATGTCAACGGCAACCTCGTGCAGCTCACGCCGCAGGTGACTGGCACCGTCAACGCGGTCGACACGGACGACACGCAGATCGTGAAAGCGGGCGACCCGGTCGTCACGCTGGACCCGGCCGATTCGAAGATCGCACTGCTGAATGCCGAGGCGGCGCTCGGCCAAGCCGTGCGCCAGGTGAGTACGCTCTACGTGAACAACGACTACTACGCGGCCAACGTCGCGCAGCGCGAGTCGGACCTGGCCCGCGCGCAGGACGATTTGAAGCGCCGTGTCGCGGTGGCCAGCACCGGCGCGGTGTCGGCGGAAGACGTCGCGCACGCCCACGACGCCGTGACCGCTGCTCAGGCAGCGCTCGACGCAGCTCGCCAGCAGGCGCAATCGAACCGCGCGCTGACCGACCGCACGTCGATCGAACAGCATCCGGATGTGCGAGCCGCCGCCGCCAAGCTCCGCGACGCCTATCTCGAGTACGCGCGCAATACGCTGCCCGCGCCGGTGACGGGCTACGTCGCGCAACGCTCGGTGCAAGTCGGCCAACGCGTCGCGCCGGGCACGCCGCTGATGTCGATCGTGCCGCTCGACGGAGTGTGGGTCGATGCGAACTTCAAGGAAGTGCAACTGCGCCGGATGCGCATCGGCCAGCCGGTCACGATGACGGCGGATGTGTACGGCTCGAGCGTCAAGTATCACGGACGGGTGATCGGCTTCTCGGCGGGTACGGGCAGCGCGTTTGCGACGCTGCCGGCGCAGAACGCGACCGGCAACTGGATCAAGATCGTGCAGCGCTTGCCGGTGCGTATCGCACTTGACCCGAAAGAGCTGGCGGCACATCCGCTTCGCATTGGGTTGTCGATGGTGGTCGACGCCGACACGCGTGACAATTCCGGCACGCAGCTCGGCGCTGCTGTGAACACGACCTATCACACCGATGTTTTTGCGCAGTATGGCGAGCAAGCCGACGCGGAGATCGCGAAGATTATCGAGCAAAACGAAGTGACGGTGCCGGAGAAGGTGACAACGTCGGTTGCCAGGAAGATGGCGATGCGGGACCAGGCGCGCGGTTAG